The genomic DNA TACTTCTGGGCATGGGCGGAACCGCAGTGGAAATTTACCAGGACACCACCCTGAGGATGGCACCGTTGAAAGAAATGGACGTCGAGTCCATGCTGAAGGGACTCCAGGCACACAAGTTGCTCAAAGGCTATCGGGGATCGCAGCCGGTTAGTCTTGAGAAATTGTCACAAACCTTAATGGCTTTCTCCAGCCTGGTTATGAACCTCGAAGGACACTTCGAGTCTATCGATCTGAACCCGGTGATGTGTTCGGCAAAAAGATGTGTGGTCGCAGACGCCAGGATCATGCTTCAACGTTAATTTGAGGAGACAGGCCGGGTAAACTGCGAAGTTCAATAATACCACAATCTGACAGCCACGGATACAGCGATTTCATCTTTCGGGATAGATTTATGAAAAACAGTATAAGCGTTTAATTAACGACCAGCACCGATATATCTTTCGCCAGTTGAAATACTTTGTGTGAAACACTTCCGAGGATAAAATCCTTAATTCCGGATTGCCCCCTTCGCCCCAGGACAATGGTGCTATAATCGGATTGTGCTTCGGCAACGATATCTCGTGCCACACCCTTTTTTTTGTTTTCCGTTTTGATGGTGATGCTCTTTTCTTCAAACCCAGCCGCCAGTAATTTTTTTCGGGCTTGTTGCAGTGCGCCATCAACCAGGCTCTTTTTTTTATCTTCAAGCGTACAAAAGGAGCTTTGTTGAGATTTAAAATATGGGGTCAATGCCGGGCTGTTCATGTCGCACAGGGCGGCAGTGTCCTGGGCGATATTAAACAGGGTAATCTTATTATCGCGGGTAAAATATTTTGCGATATATTCCACTGCCCGCATGGCGTTGTCGGAATCGTCAAAGGCAACTAATATTTTATTATCCATGAATGATATCCTCCTTTTACATGTTGTTATCGTCCCAACCGGGTAACGGTAAATAAACCCTGGCTTCAGGCAAAAATTTTGCTTTGGTTATTGGCGATATTTCACAGGTTCAATCCGGTTTGCGACAGGACAAGATTAAAAAAAACCAGGAAAGGCATAGAATCCGGTTAATCACAGGAGCATCACAATAGGTTTACCCGGTACTTTTTAAGAAAATCTACCGGATTGTAAGACAGTTTCGCCTTTCGCAGGCCTTCATCACCCAGATCCTGTTCGCGA from Thermodesulfobacteriota bacterium includes the following:
- a CDS encoding universal stress protein is translated as MDNKILVAFDDSDNAMRAVEYIAKYFTRDNKITLFNIAQDTAALCDMNSPALTPYFKSQQSSFCTLEDKKKSLVDGALQQARKKLLAAGFEEKSITIKTENKKKGVARDIVAEAQSDYSTIVLGRRGQSGIKDFILGSVSHKVFQLAKDISVLVVN